Below is a genomic region from Paraburkholderia sp. BL23I1N1.
TGAATGCGGATCACGGGCTCACGCAAAGCGGCGTGAAGACCCATCTTGGCAAGCTGAAAAACGCCGTAATCAATGCGATGAAAGCATTGGGCTTCCACATCATTAAAAAAAACTGGCGCTCAACGCAAACCGTTACTTCGCATCCGGTTGGAGTTACAAAGCGCGCTATACCGCTCACACCAGCTTGCGACCTCATTTAAGTCTCGAATTTACGGTGCGCACGCCGAGCTTTGCCGTTGCGCAAAAGCCGATCGGGTATCTGACCGATCGTTTGGCGAGTCGCGAAGGGGCACGTGTCCGCATGCCGTGCGTCGCTGTCGAGGAAACACTCGCCGAAAAGGTGCTGTCATTCTTGCGCCTTCATGCGGAACACCGGGCGGGTGTGCGGGAAAAGTGGGACCAGGCATTGGTGCGCCATATCTACGACACCTACTGCATCGTCGGCTCGAACGCGGAATTCGTCGACCGGGCAGCGGCTCACTTCAAGGACTGCGTCGAATACGATCCCGGAGAGTTTCATCATCACACGGCGTTTGTCGACGATCCGAAGCGATCCATGGCGGCGGCCCTTGCGACAGCGGAAACAGAAGAGCAGACG
It encodes:
- a CDS encoding nucleotidyl transferase AbiEii/AbiGii toxin family protein, producing the protein MRTPSFAVAQKPIGYLTDRLASREGARVRMPCVAVEETLAEKVLSFLRLHAEHRAGVREKWDQALVRHIYDTYCIVGSNAEFVDRAAAHFKDCVEYDPGEFHHHTAFVDDPKRSMAAALATAETEEQTKREYEQVLLPLVYGETKPTFGEAFAVFKSTALRLLSTL